A genomic region of Janthinobacterium lividum contains the following coding sequences:
- a CDS encoding LacI family DNA-binding transcriptional regulator, translating into MDSVRGSKKTVSGEPARPVTIAQVAREAGVSKTSVSRFLGGELDALSENIRQQITSTIARLGYQPNQMARGLKRGRTRLIGMVVADMLNPYTVAVLQGVEAACQQHGYTLILCNTGNDELRERQSLAALRSYSVEGLIVNTQGRNIESSDLQQAGMPIVLVDRRIEGVDFDLVGLDNVQAGRLATAHLIGQGFDAIAFVAPPLTGVSSRLMRADGFQSVMAEHPGCVGEVLAVDLDDRPSIDAQVRQCLARWRGRRVALLASNGMVALELALMLQRLALRMPQDVGLLGFDELPWSPLAGLSTIEQQTYEIGFSAMTCMLSRLQGDRCPPREVLLPGKLIVRNSTQGSEVRKDGD; encoded by the coding sequence TTGGATTCAGTACGCGGCAGCAAAAAAACAGTCTCCGGCGAGCCGGCCCGGCCCGTGACCATCGCCCAGGTGGCGCGCGAGGCGGGCGTGTCGAAGACGAGCGTGTCGCGCTTTCTCGGCGGCGAACTCGATGCCCTGTCCGAGAACATCCGCCAGCAGATCACCAGCACCATCGCGCGCCTCGGCTACCAGCCGAACCAGATGGCGCGCGGCCTCAAGCGCGGACGCACGCGCCTGATCGGCATGGTCGTGGCGGACATGCTCAATCCCTACACGGTGGCCGTGCTGCAAGGCGTGGAGGCGGCTTGCCAGCAGCATGGCTATACCTTGATTCTGTGTAATACCGGCAATGACGAACTGCGCGAGCGCCAGTCGCTTGCCGCGCTGCGCTCGTACAGCGTGGAAGGGCTGATCGTCAACACGCAGGGGCGCAATATCGAGTCGTCCGACTTGCAGCAGGCGGGCATGCCCATCGTGCTGGTTGACCGCCGCATCGAGGGCGTCGATTTCGACCTGGTGGGCCTGGACAATGTGCAGGCGGGCCGGCTGGCCACGGCGCATCTGATCGGGCAGGGTTTCGACGCCATCGCCTTTGTCGCGCCGCCCTTGACGGGCGTCAGTTCGCGCCTGATGCGCGCCGACGGTTTCCAGTCCGTGATGGCCGAGCATCCGGGCTGCGTGGGCGAAGTGCTGGCGGTGGACCTGGACGACCGGCCTTCCATCGACGCGCAGGTGCGGCAATGCCTGGCGCGGTGGCGCGGCCGCCGCGTGGCGCTCCTGGCATCGAACGGCATGGTCGCGCTGGAACTGGCGTTGATGCTGCAACGCCTTGCATTGCGCATGCCGCAAGACGTGGGTTTGCTGGGCTTTGACGAATTGCCATGGTCGCCGCTGGCTGGCCTGAGCACGATCGAACAGCAGACCTATGAAATCGGCTTTTCGGCGATGACGTGCATGCTGTCGCGCCTGCAGGGCGATCGGTGCCCGCCGCGCGAGGTGCTGTTGCCAGGCAAGTTGATTGTGCGCAATTCTACCCAGGGTAGCGAAGTGCGTAAGGACGGCGATTGA
- the ppnN gene encoding nucleotide 5'-monophosphate nucleosidase PpnN, producing MEHDVIDTLVSPEGRLDVLSKTEVNKLLDTSQGGLYNTFRRCALAVLNCGSTIDDGRALLERYQSFEISIIQRERGIKLDIKGAPAIAFVDGKMIKGIHEHLFAVLRDIIFVSDEVTGNPKFDLQSTEGVTDAVFHILRNANVLQTQLNPNLVVCWGGHSINRAEYNYSKEVGYQLGLRGLDICTGCGPGAMKGPMKGATIGHAKQRLHNGRYLGITEPGIIAAESPNPIVNDLVIMPDIEKRLEAFVRAGHGIVVFPGGAGTAEEILYILGILLHPDNAEIPFPLIFTGPETSREYFVQINQFISDTLGPEAQQRYKIIIDDPELVAREMLEGIRQVREFRKAHSDAYYFNWLLKIDHEFQKPFQPTHENMRNLSLHKNQPTHLLAAQLRRAFSGVVAGNVKDDGIRSIEKHGNFEIHGDKSIAGPMDALLASFVAQHRMKLAGTAYVPCYTVVQ from the coding sequence ATGGAACACGACGTTATCGATACTCTGGTTTCACCGGAAGGCCGCCTGGACGTGCTCTCCAAGACTGAAGTCAACAAACTGCTCGACACCAGCCAGGGCGGCCTGTACAACACTTTCCGCCGCTGCGCGCTGGCAGTGCTCAATTGCGGCAGCACCATCGACGATGGCCGCGCCCTGCTGGAGCGCTACCAGTCGTTTGAAATCTCCATCATCCAGCGCGAGCGCGGCATCAAGCTCGACATCAAGGGCGCGCCGGCCATCGCCTTTGTCGACGGCAAGATGATCAAGGGCATCCACGAGCACCTGTTTGCCGTGCTGCGCGACATCATCTTCGTCAGCGATGAAGTGACGGGCAACCCGAAATTCGACTTGCAGAGCACAGAAGGCGTGACGGACGCCGTCTTCCACATCCTGCGCAATGCCAACGTGCTGCAAACCCAGCTCAACCCAAACCTGGTCGTGTGCTGGGGCGGCCACTCGATCAACCGCGCCGAATACAATTATTCGAAGGAAGTGGGCTACCAGCTGGGCTTGCGCGGCCTCGATATCTGCACCGGTTGCGGCCCCGGCGCCATGAAGGGCCCCATGAAGGGCGCCACCATCGGCCACGCCAAGCAGCGCCTGCACAATGGCCGTTACCTTGGCATCACCGAGCCGGGCATCATCGCGGCCGAATCGCCGAACCCCATCGTCAATGACCTCGTCATCATGCCGGACATCGAGAAGCGCCTGGAAGCGTTCGTGCGCGCGGGCCACGGCATCGTCGTGTTCCCCGGCGGCGCCGGCACGGCCGAAGAGATTTTGTATATCCTCGGCATCCTGCTGCACCCGGACAATGCCGAGATTCCTTTCCCGCTGATCTTCACGGGCCCGGAAACCTCGCGCGAGTACTTCGTGCAGATCAACCAGTTCATCAGCGACACCCTGGGCCCGGAAGCGCAGCAGCGCTACAAGATCATCATCGACGACCCGGAACTGGTGGCGCGCGAAATGCTCGAAGGCATACGCCAGGTGCGCGAATTCCGCAAGGCGCACAGCGACGCGTATTACTTCAATTGGCTGCTGAAGATCGACCACGAATTCCAGAAGCCGTTCCAGCCCACGCATGAAAACATGCGCAACCTGAGCCTGCACAAGAACCAGCCCACGCACTTGCTGGCGGCCCAGCTGCGACGCGCGTTCTCGGGCGTGGTGGCGGGCAACGTCAAGGATGACGGCATCCGCTCGATCGAAAAGCACGGCAATTTCGAGATCCACGGCGACAAATCCATCGCCGGCCCGATGGACGCGCTGCTCGCTTCCTTCGTGGCGCAGCACCGCATGAAACTGGCGGGCACGGCATACGTGCCTTGCTATACCGTGGTCCAGTAA
- a CDS encoding UPF0149 family protein, protein MSSISTTSPLSDDEYAELDTLLAAPALAGRAMDVSMLEGFLTAVALSPKQITPEQWLPWVWDKAAGSALPAQDEASERAASLAQRHHAYMVEWLAKDPDSFEPIYVCGPEWSVPAWCAGFVLGSSLDKPQWAALAVSHPQYLAPFQHLATAGELDDDAAETAMDGVIPSVIAINAAWARQRHLKSQAQSQPGATVLREVPKTGRNDPCHCGSGKKYKKCCADADSAASQG, encoded by the coding sequence ATGTCCAGCATCTCCACCACCTCGCCCCTCTCCGACGACGAATACGCCGAACTCGACACCCTGCTGGCCGCGCCTGCGCTGGCCGGTCGTGCCATGGACGTGTCGATGCTGGAAGGTTTTCTCACGGCCGTCGCCCTGAGCCCGAAACAGATCACGCCGGAACAATGGCTGCCCTGGGTCTGGGACAAGGCTGCCGGCAGCGCCTTGCCGGCACAGGACGAAGCCAGCGAACGGGCGGCCAGCCTGGCGCAGCGCCACCATGCCTACATGGTCGAATGGCTGGCGAAAGACCCGGACAGTTTCGAGCCCATCTACGTATGCGGCCCCGAATGGAGCGTGCCCGCCTGGTGCGCCGGTTTTGTCCTAGGCAGCAGCCTGGACAAGCCCCAGTGGGCGGCCCTGGCCGTCAGCCACCCGCAATACCTGGCGCCGTTCCAGCACCTGGCCACGGCCGGCGAACTCGATGACGATGCGGCCGAAACGGCCATGGATGGCGTGATTCCTTCCGTGATCGCCATCAACGCGGCCTGGGCGCGCCAGCGCCACCTGAAAAGCCAGGCCCAAAGCCAGCCCGGCGCCACCGTGCTGCGCGAAGTGCCGAAGACGGGCCGCAACGACCCGTGCCACTGCGGCAGCGGCAAGAAATACAAAAAATGCTGCGCCGACGCCGATAGCGCGGCCAGCCAAGGCTAA